The Rudaeicoccus suwonensis sequence CACCGGAACTGCCGATTCGATGGCGTCGGCGGCATCGCCGACAGCGACGATGCTCACGTCGGAGGTGGTCACTTGGCAGCACCTGCCTTGTCGAGCTCCGACTTCACCGAGTCCAGCAGCTCGTCCCAGGACTTGTCGAACTTCTCGACACCCTCACGTTCGAGGACGGCCACGACGTCGGCGTAGGAGATGCCCTGGCCTTCGAGAGTGTCGAGCACCGCGGCAGCCTCGTCATACCTGCCGGTCACCTGGTCGCCGTTGGGCTCGCCGTGGTCGGCCAGCGCTTCGAGCGTCTTGGGCGGCATCGTGTTGACGGTGTCGGACACCGCGAGGTCGACGACATACAACGTGTCGGGGTAGGCCGGGTCCTTCACGCCGGTGGAGGCCCACAACGGACGCTGCCGGTGGGCACCGTCCGCAGCGAGGGTCTGCCAGCGCGGGGTGGCGAAGACCTCTTCGAAGGCCTGGTAGGCCAGCCGCGCGTTGGCGACGCCGGCCTTGCCCTTGAGGGCCTTGGCGTCCTCGGAGCCGATGGCGTCCAGGCGCTTGTCGATCTCGGTGTCGACCCGCGACACGAAGAACGACGCCACCGAGCGGATCGAGGAGAGGTCCTTGCCGTTCTCGCGGGCCTGCTCGAGCCCGGCGAGGAAGGCGTTCATGACGCCGCGGTAGCGCTCCAGCGAGAAGATCAGCGTGACATTGACGCTGATCCCGTCGGCGAGGGCGGCGGTGATCGCGGGCAGGCCCTCGACGGTCGCCGGGATCTTGATCATGGCGTTGGGCTGGTCGACCTTGGCCCACAGTTTGCGGGCCATGGCGATGGTGCCGTCGGTGTCCTTGGCCAGGCGGGGGTCGACCTCGATCGACACGCGACCGTCCTGGCCGTCCGTGGCGTCGTACACCGGGCGCAGCACCTTTGCGGCGTTGTGCACGTCCTGCGTGGTGATCTCGAAGACAGCGTCGTCGACCGGCGTGCCGGCCGCGGCGAGCTGTGCCACCTGCTCGTTGTATGCCGATCCGTCGGACAGCGCGCCCGCGAAGATCGTCGGGTTGGTGGTCACACCGACGACGTTGCGGTCGTCGATGAGCTTTTGCAGATCACCGGATCCGATCAGCGTGCGGCTCAGGTCGTCCAACCAGATCGAGACGCCTATGTCGCTGAGTGCCTGAGTATTCGTTGTCATCTCACATGCCTCCTGAAAAACGTCGAGAGAGAGTTCCGCAGGTGCGCCGGGCCCACCGGCGCACCTGATGGTGCTGGGCGATCGTGCTCAGCCGGCTGCGACTGCGGCGATCGAGTCCTGTGCGGCGGTGACGACGGCCTCGACGGTGAAGCCGAACTTCTCCAGCAGCAGTTTGCCGTCGGCGCTGGCGCCGAAGTGGTCGATGCCGATGGCACGGCCCGCGTCGCCGACGATGTCGTGCCACCCGAAGGGTGTCGCGGCCTCGACGCTGACCCGGGCGCGCACCGAGGGCGGCAGCACCTCGTTGCGGTAATCCTCGGGCTGCTGCTCGAACCACTCACGGCACGGCATGGACACCACACGAGCAGCAACGCCGGACTCGGCCAGGGTCTTCCGCGCCTGAACGGCCAGGTCGACCTCGGACCCGGTCGCGATGAGGATCACGTCCGGCGTGCCATCGGTGTCGGCCAGCACGTAGGCGCCCTTGGCGACGCCGTCCGCAGAGGCGTATTCAGTGCGATCGAGGGTCGGCAGCGCCTGACGGGACAGCACCAGCGCGGCGGGACGGTCGAAGTGCTGCAGGATCGTGCGCCACGCGACCGCTGTCTCGTTGGCATCGCCCGGCCGGATGACGTCCAGGCCCGGCATCGCGCGCAAGGTGGCCAGGTGTTCGATCGGCTGGTGCGTCGGGCCGTCCTCGCCCAGACCCACCGAGTCGTGTGTCCACACGAAGGTCACCGGCAGCTTCTGTATGGCGGCGAGGCGCACGGCCGGGCGCATGTAGTCGGAGAAGACCAGGAAGGTTCCGCCATACACGCGGGTCAGGCCGGACAGCGCGATGCCGTTGAGTGCCATACCCATGGCGTTCTCGCGGATGCCGAAGTGCAGCACGCGGCCGTATGGCGAGCCGCTCCACGCTGTGGTCTGCCAGTTGTCCGGCACGAAGCTGGGCTGGCCTTCCATGGTCGTGTTGTTGGACTCGGCCAGGTCCGCCGAGCCGCCCCAGAGTTCCGGCATGACCGGACCGAGTGCGGTGAGGATCTTGCCGGAGGCGGCACGGGAGGCGATGCCCTTGGCGTCGGCCTCGAACGTCGGGAAGGCGTCCTCGAATCCGTCGGGCAGACCGTTGCCCAGCAGACGCTCAAGGAGTGTGTGGCCCTCCGGATTGGCGGACTTCCAGGAGTCGAAGGACGTCTGCCACTGTGCGTGCGCCTCGCGGCCGCGGTCGGCGACCTTGCGGGTGTGGGCGATCACGTCGTCCTCGACCTCGAAGGTCTTGTCGGGGTCGAAGCCGAGCAACTTCTTGGTGGCAGCGACCTCCTCGTCGCCGAGTGCGGAGCCGTGCGCCTTGCCGGTGCCCTGCTTGGTGGGTGCCGGCCACGCCAGCACGGTCTTCAGCGCGATCAGCGACGGCTTGTCGGTGACCTGCTTGGCTTCTTCGATGGCGGCCAGCAGCGCGTCGACGTCTTCGACATACGTGCCCTCGTCGCCCTTCGGGCTGGACCCGCGGCGCCAGTCGACCTCCTGCACGTGCCAGCCGTAGGCGCGGTAGCGGGCTGCGACGTCCTCGGTGAACGAGACGTTGGTGTCGTCCTCGATCGAGATCTGGTTCTGGTCGTAGAAGGCGATGAGGTTGCCGAGCTCCTGGTGACCGGCGAGCGAGCCGGCCTCGGCGGAGACGCCCTCCATCAGGTCACCGTCCGAGGCGATGACCCACACGCGGTGGTCGAAGGGGCTGGTGCCGGGGGCGGCGTCGGGGTCGAGCATGCCGCGCGTGCGGCGAGCAGCCATCGCCATACCGACGGACGAGGCGATGCCCGAGCCGAGCGGGCCGGTCGTGATGTCGACACCCTTGGTGTGGTGGACCTCGGGGTGACCCGGCGTGAGCGAACCCCAGGTGCGCAGCGCCTTGAGGTCGTCGAGTTCGAGGCCGTAGCCGCTGAAGTAGAGCTGGATGTACTGCGTCAGGCTCGAGTGGCCGCAGGAGAGGACGAAGCGGTCGCGGCCGATCCACTCAGGGTCGCTCGGGTCGATGCGCATCACCTGCTGATAGAGCAGGTAGGCAAGTGGCGCGAGGCTCATCGCTGTGCCGGGGTGGCCGTTGCCGACTTTCTGCACGGCGTCGGCGGCGAGCACCCGGACGGTGTCCACGGCACGCACGTCGATGTCCGACCATCCGGCGGCGTCTGCGACCGGGGTGGATAACGAGGCGTCCCGGTTGCCCAGGTGGTTTGCGGGGTTCTGGCTCACGACTGAGTGCTCCTAGAAAAAGTGGAGATCTTGAACTTCCGCAAACGAGCCTAGACCCGGGGACCTTTCATCGGTCACACAGTCTCGGCGGGCTAGACTGGACGCATTCGGGTTGCGAGCCATCCTGCCGCGACCGACGCGAAACCCCTTGAAGGACACTGTGACTGCGATCGAGCCGCGCCCGGCCGACGGCCGCGCTTCGACCGACCAACCGCAGATGACGCAACGGCCGCGTGGGCAGGTGATCCGCGACTACGTCTCGTTGACCAAGCCGCGCATCATCGAGTTGCTGCTGGTGACGACCTTTCCGGTGATGTTTCTCGCAGACCGGGGGATCCCGTCGGTCTGGCTCATCTTGGCCACGCTTGTCGGCGGCTCGTTGTCGGCCGGCTCGGCCAATGCGCTGAACTGCTATCTCGACCGCGACATCGACCGGTTGATGCATCGCACCGAGGGCCGCCCGATGGCGACGGGTGTGATCTCGCCGCGGGCCGGCCTGACCTTCGGACTCGTGCTGTGCGCCGTGTCGGCCCTGTGGCTCGGCCTGCTGGTCAACTGGCTGTCGGCCGCCCTGTCGCTCGCTGCCGTCGTCCTGTATGTCGGTTTCTACACGATCCTGCTCAAACGTCGTACCTCGCAGAACATCGTCTGGGGCGGAGTCGCGGGCTGTATGCCGGCGCTCATCGGCTGGTCGGCGGTGACCAACTCGCTGAGTTGGTCGGCGCTGGTGCTGTTTCTCATCGTGTTCTTCTGGACTCCGCCGCACTACTGGCCGTTGTCGATGCGGTTTCGCGACGACTACGCCGCTGCCGGGGTGCCGATGCTGCCCGTGGTGGCCGAGGACGTCGCGGTCGGCCGGCAGATCGTGATCTACAGCTGGGTCACGGTCGCCACGACCTTGGTGCTCGTTCCCGTGGCGGACATGGGCGTGATCTACACCGTCGTTGCTCTTGGCGCGGGTGGCTTGTTCCTGGTCGAGGCACACCGACTGCTGCAGCGCGCGAAGGCAGGTGCGCCATACAGCGTGCTGAAGCCGATGCGGCTGTTCCACTACTCCATCAGCTATCTGACGCTGGTCTTCATCGCCGTCGCGATCGATCCGCTGCTGCACATCACCCTGCACTGAGCAGGAGTTCGGGCGGAACTGAAGCAGCTGAATCAAGGCAGTGGTTCTCGCTGAGGTGAGGGGCCGCGACACTGATCGGCGTGGCCTCTTGGGCCAATATTCGACGCTGTGGCGGCAACTGGCGTCCTGTCGTCGAAGATGACTCGGGTGGTCCCTCGGAGATTCGACGGTATGGCGGCTAAGAGATCGCGCGGGTAGGTGTTCGGCGTGGCGTTGCCGTGGGGCGGGCACGGTGTCTGTTACCAGTGTGATTTGTGAGAAAAACGCTGATCATCAGGATGCACCGTGCCCGCCATCGCCCTCCGTACGTCGCCGAATCGGCGACGTACGGGTGCCCGGACTGCCCCGGCACAGCGAGTGCATGGTCGAGATGACGATTACTTCCCAGTATCGCGACCGCGACCGGAAGTAATCGTCTTTCCAACCACCCCAGCGTTGCTAGCGTGGCGTATGTGGCGGGTGGGACTCACCGCGCGTGTCTGTTACCAGTGGGATCTCCGCGTCCGCACCGAACGACGCACCCAGGTCATCAACGCGTTCATCGCCTCATCAACGCGTTCATCGCCCTGGCCAAGACAATCACCATCACCCGACTCCTCATCCGCACCGCCTGGACCACCCACCGCTGGAACCCAGACCCACACACCGGCCATGACCTACCCGCGCAATCTCTAAAGGCGAGGCGCCCCGGCGTCGAATATCGCAGGAGGCGGGGTCGGGCCTTGCTGGAGACCGGCGCGGACTCTGTTCAGTCGCGTCGACGCAGGCTGAGGACCCCCCAGGTGACCGCAACGACGAGCAACGTGGCGCCGAGCATGTGGAACTCCACCAGGGTCGCCGGCACGCCGAGGAAGTACTGGGTGTACCCGAGAGCGCCCTGCAAGATCGTGATGATGAGCACCAGGGTCCAGGCGCGCTTGGGCAGCGGTTCGGACGCGACGAGCACACAGCACAGCAGCATTGCCACGACCAGTCCGCAGAACAGCATCACCGAGTCCGCGTGCAGCCACGCGATCGTGCGCACGGCGATGTGCAGTCGTGCAGGCTCCTTGGCGTCGCCGGAATGCGGGCCGGCGCCGGTGGTCATGGTTCCGAGCACCAGCACCACTGCACAGGCAGCACTGGTCGCCAGAGCGAGCCAGCGGACCTCGTGGCGGATGATCGGTGTGGCCCGTCCATCGCCCTCGTAGGACCGCCATACCAACCAGGCGGATGCAGACACGAGCACCATCGAGGCCAGGAAGTGGGTGGCCACGATCACGGGGTTGAGCTTCATCAGCACCGAGATGCCGCCGACCACAGCCTGTACCGCGATACCCACGAGGATGAGCACGACGGGCTGCCACAGATGCTTTCGGCCGCTGCCGCGTCGCATATCCAGGATGATGCCCACGAGCAGTGCGACGGCGACGATACTCACGACACTGGTGAGCATGCGATTGCTGAATTCGACGTACTTGTGCCACGTCTGAGCCTGGTGTGCCACGGGCGTCAGTGACCCGCTGACGCACTCTGGCCAGTCGGGGCACCCGAGACCGCTGCCGCTGAGTCGCACCAGTCCGCCCGTGAGCACGATGCCGATCTCGACGATCAGGTTAAGCCAGAACAGCCGCCGCAACCAACGGGACCCGGCGTCGTCGAGCGGGGCGGATTCCGGCACCGGCAAACGCATCAGTCGCTCCACTTGAAGAACCGTGCGGTCAGCGCAGTCGCCAGACCACCCCAGACCACAAGCACCAGCAAGGGCACGGCCAAGCGCACATCGTGTCCGTTCAGCGCGTCGCGAAGCCCGTTCCCGAGGGCACCGGACGGCAGCAGACGTATGGCGGTGCCCAGCGTCGTCGGCATCCGGTCGGTCGGATAGATCAGTCCGCCGCCGGCAGCAAGAAGAATCCAAATGAGGTTGGCGACGGCGAGCACCGCCTCTGCCCGCAGGACCCCGGCGATCAGCAGAGCGATCGACACCCAGGTCCAGGTGCCGACGACCATCAGGATCGCGGCCACCACGACACCGCTGAGATGCGGATGCCAGCCCAGGCACACGCCGAGAACCGACAGCAAGACCGTCTGGAGCAGCACGACGACGAAGACGGCGATCGCCTTGCCTGCCAGTAGGCCGGTGCGACCCAGCGGGGTCACACCGAACAACCGCAGAACGCCATAACGTCGGTCGAAGCCGGTCGCGATGGCCTGACCGGTGAATGCGGTGGAGACGATCGCGAGAGCCAGGACGCCCGGCACCACCAGGTCGATACGCCGACCGTGCCCGAGATTCGGTGTCTTGGTGATCGCGAGACCGATGAGCACCAACGCCGGGATGATGAGGGAGACGAGCAGTTGTTCTCCGTTGGACAACAGGGTTCGCGTCTCAAAGGCCGCTTGTGCCCGTGCCCTCGATGCCGTCGTGCTCATCGTGCGGTGTCCTTGCTGCGGCGGGTGAGGTCGAAGTATGTCTGTTCGAGGCCGACGGTGCCGCTCACGGTCGCGACGTCGCCCTGTGCCACGACCGAGCCGCCGGCGACGATGATGACCTGGTCGGCGAGGCGCTCGGCCTCTTCGAACGAGTGGGTCGTCACCACGATCGTCGTGCCGCGGTCGCGGTGTTCTCGCACGAGATCCCAGACGTCGAGCC is a genomic window containing:
- the tal gene encoding transaldolase, which produces MTTNTQALSDIGVSIWLDDLSRTLIGSGDLQKLIDDRNVVGVTTNPTIFAGALSDGSAYNEQVAQLAAAGTPVDDAVFEITTQDVHNAAKVLRPVYDATDGQDGRVSIEVDPRLAKDTDGTIAMARKLWAKVDQPNAMIKIPATVEGLPAITAALADGISVNVTLIFSLERYRGVMNAFLAGLEQARENGKDLSSIRSVASFFVSRVDTEIDKRLDAIGSEDAKALKGKAGVANARLAYQAFEEVFATPRWQTLAADGAHRQRPLWASTGVKDPAYPDTLYVVDLAVSDTVNTMPPKTLEALADHGEPNGDQVTGRYDEAAAVLDTLEGQGISYADVVAVLEREGVEKFDKSWDELLDSVKSELDKAGAAK
- the tkt gene encoding transketolase yields the protein MSQNPANHLGNRDASLSTPVADAAGWSDIDVRAVDTVRVLAADAVQKVGNGHPGTAMSLAPLAYLLYQQVMRIDPSDPEWIGRDRFVLSCGHSSLTQYIQLYFSGYGLELDDLKALRTWGSLTPGHPEVHHTKGVDITTGPLGSGIASSVGMAMAARRTRGMLDPDAAPGTSPFDHRVWVIASDGDLMEGVSAEAGSLAGHQELGNLIAFYDQNQISIEDDTNVSFTEDVAARYRAYGWHVQEVDWRRGSSPKGDEGTYVEDVDALLAAIEEAKQVTDKPSLIALKTVLAWPAPTKQGTGKAHGSALGDEEVAATKKLLGFDPDKTFEVEDDVIAHTRKVADRGREAHAQWQTSFDSWKSANPEGHTLLERLLGNGLPDGFEDAFPTFEADAKGIASRAASGKILTALGPVMPELWGGSADLAESNNTTMEGQPSFVPDNWQTTAWSGSPYGRVLHFGIRENAMGMALNGIALSGLTRVYGGTFLVFSDYMRPAVRLAAIQKLPVTFVWTHDSVGLGEDGPTHQPIEHLATLRAMPGLDVIRPGDANETAVAWRTILQHFDRPAALVLSRQALPTLDRTEYASADGVAKGAYVLADTDGTPDVILIATGSEVDLAVQARKTLAESGVAARVVSMPCREWFEQQPEDYRNEVLPPSVRARVSVEAATPFGWHDIVGDAGRAIGIDHFGASADGKLLLEKFGFTVEAVVTAAQDSIAAVAAG
- a CDS encoding heme o synthase, with amino-acid sequence MTAIEPRPADGRASTDQPQMTQRPRGQVIRDYVSLTKPRIIELLLVTTFPVMFLADRGIPSVWLILATLVGGSLSAGSANALNCYLDRDIDRLMHRTEGRPMATGVISPRAGLTFGLVLCAVSALWLGLLVNWLSAALSLAAVVLYVGFYTILLKRRTSQNIVWGGVAGCMPALIGWSAVTNSLSWSALVLFLIVFFWTPPHYWPLSMRFRDDYAAAGVPMLPVVAEDVAVGRQIVIYSWVTVATTLVLVPVADMGVIYTVVALGAGGLFLVEAHRLLQRAKAGAPYSVLKPMRLFHYSISYLTLVFIAVAIDPLLHITLH
- a CDS encoding COX15/CtaA family protein translates to MRLPVPESAPLDDAGSRWLRRLFWLNLIVEIGIVLTGGLVRLSGSGLGCPDWPECVSGSLTPVAHQAQTWHKYVEFSNRMLTSVVSIVAVALLVGIILDMRRGSGRKHLWQPVVLILVGIAVQAVVGGISVLMKLNPVIVATHFLASMVLVSASAWLVWRSYEGDGRATPIIRHEVRWLALATSAACAVVLVLGTMTTGAGPHSGDAKEPARLHIAVRTIAWLHADSVMLFCGLVVAMLLCCVLVASEPLPKRAWTLVLIITILQGALGYTQYFLGVPATLVEFHMLGATLLVVAVTWGVLSLRRRD
- a CDS encoding ABC transporter permease, which gives rise to MSTTASRARAQAAFETRTLLSNGEQLLVSLIIPALVLIGLAITKTPNLGHGRRIDLVVPGVLALAIVSTAFTGQAIATGFDRRYGVLRLFGVTPLGRTGLLAGKAIAVFVVVLLQTVLLSVLGVCLGWHPHLSGVVVAAILMVVGTWTWVSIALLIAGVLRAEAVLAVANLIWILLAAGGGLIYPTDRMPTTLGTAIRLLPSGALGNGLRDALNGHDVRLAVPLLVLVVWGGLATALTARFFKWSD